One genomic segment of Opisthocomus hoazin isolate bOpiHoa1 chromosome 23, bOpiHoa1.hap1, whole genome shotgun sequence includes these proteins:
- the PANK3 gene encoding pantothenate kinase 3, with protein MKIKDAKKPSFPWFGMDIGGTLVKLAYFEPIDITAEEEQEEVESLKSIRKYLTSNVAYGSTGIRDVHLELKDLTIFSRRGNLHFIRFPTHDLPTFIQMGRNKNFSTLHTVLCATGGGAYKFEEDFRTIGNLQLHKLDELDCLVKGLLYIDSVSFNGQAECYYFENASDPERCQKMPFNLDDPYPLLVVNIGSGVSILSVHSKDNYKRVTGTSLGGGTFLGLCSLLTGCESFEEALEMASKGDSTHADKLVRDIYGGDYERFGLPGWAVASSFGNMIYKEKRESVSKEDLARAILVTITNNIGSIARMCAVNEKINRVVFVGNFLRVNTLSMKLLAYALDYWSKGQLKALFLEHEGYFGAVGALLGLPNFS; from the exons CTTTTCCATGGTTTGGCATGGACATTGGGGGAACCTTGGTGAAACTTGCGTATTTTGAACCTATTGATATCActgcagaggaggagcaggaggaagttGAAAGCTTGAAGAGCATCCGCAAATACCTGACTTCCAATGTAGCCTATGGATCCACTGGCATTCGAGATGTCCACCTCGAACTGAAAGACTTAACAATTTTTTCTCGAAGAGGAAACTTGCACTTTATTCGATTCCCAACTCATGATTTGCCTACTTTTATCCAAAtgggaagaaataaaaacttcTCAACACTACATACGGTGCTCTGTGCCACCGGCGGTGGTGCTTACAAGTTTGAAGAAGACTTTCGCACA attGGAAACCTCCAGCTGCACAAACTGGATGAGCTTGACTGCCTTGTCAAAGGCTTATTGTATATAGACTCTGTCAGCTTCAACGGCCAGGCAGAGTGCTATTATTTTGAAAATGCCTCAGATCCTGAGAGATGCCAAAAGATGCCTTTTAACCTGGATGATCCATATCCACTGCTCGTTGTTAACATTGGTTCAGGAGTCAGTATTTTATCAGTCCATTCCAAAGACAACTATAAAAGAGTAACTGGAACAAG tcTAGGTGGAGGGACCTTTCTTGGTTTATGCAGTTTGTTGACAGGCTGTGAAAGTTTTGAAGAAGCTCTGGAAATGGCATCCAAAGGAGACAGCACACACGCTGACAAGCTGGTTCGAGATATTTATGGAGGAGACTATGAAAGATTTGGTTTGCCAGGATGGGCTGTAGCATCCAG TTTTGGGAATATGATCTACAAAGAGAAGAGAGAGTCTGTTAGTAAAGAAGATCTCGCAAGAGCCATATTGGTCACCATCACCAATAACATTGGGTCTATTGCCCGGATGTGTGCAGTAAATGAG aaaataaacagaGTTGTGTTTGTTGGCAATTTTTTACGTGTGAATACTTTGTCAATGAAGCTTCTTGCATATGCACTGGATTACTGGTCAAAAGGCCAGTTGAAGGCCTTGTTCCTAGAACATGAG gggTACTTTGGAGCTGTTGGTGCTCTTCTTGGGCTGCCAAATTTCAGTTGA